A genomic window from Fusarium oxysporum Fo47 chromosome VIII, complete sequence includes:
- a CDS encoding amino acid/polyamine transporter I — MSHKRDSTSSQIYRTESSSPGVLQDVSTPQLRKNRSFISVLGMSLAITAVPYGLGGPLMSSVYGGGQLSMFIGVLVVVLLQGAVAVSLGELASRYPTSSGVYYWSYRLTENKKYQHAMAYFTGWVWLIGNWTIALSVNFGFASLIVATVTMYRPEWTATANETLYIFFGICIFIFILCAAADKALPLVDTAAAIWSVVTTVAILIALSSTAKEGRHSPSYGLTHYDTSISGWGEFSFFIGLLPPAYALSAIGMVMSMTEECSKPEIEVPRAISMCIPIGGVSMLAFVLPICFTLPPLEDILAAPYGQALPFIIDTVTGSKPLSLALLIMVLMVTLFCSISITTTASRCTWALSRDGMLPFSQIWSRTLFNQPIYALALVTVIEVCLGCVNLGSTSAFTAFVSVGVIALACAYLIPIAISLAFGRTEVAKAKWHLGAIGTVANAVSVFWILFQLVLFSMPSALPVTVETMNYASVVFVGFLVLCGVWYFAWGKKRMAI, encoded by the exons ATGTCACACAAACGCGACTCTACTTCCTCTCAAATCTACAGAACCGAGAGCTCATCTCCTGGTGTTCTCCAAGATGTATCGACTCCCCAATTACGAAAGAATCGATCTTTCATTTCAGTTCTCGGAATGTCTCTCGCCATCACTGCGGTACCTTATGGACTTGGTGGTCCGTTGATGTCCTCAGTCTACGGCGGTGGACAGCTCTCGATGTTCATTGGTGTCTTGGTTgttgttcttcttcaaggTGCCGTTGCAGTATCCCTGGGAGAACTCGCCTCTCGATACCCAACTTCCTCGGGAGTGTACTACTGGTCGTACAGACTCACCGAGAATAAGAAATACCAACACGCAATGGCCTACTTTACCGGATGGGTATGGCTTATTGGGAACTGGACCATCGCACTCTCTGTCAACTTTGGATTCGCATCTCTCATCGTTGCGACTGTTACTATGTATCGACCCGAGTGGACCGCCACAGCGAACGAGACtctatatatattctttGGGATATGCATATTCATTTTTATCCTCTGTGCAGCTGCAGATAAAGCGTTGCCTTTGGTCGACACTGCAGCAGCAATTTGGAGTGTTGTGACCACCGTCGCAATCCTGATCGCTCTCAGTTCTACTGCCAAAGAAGGTCGGCACTCGCCTTCATATGGACTCACGCACTACGACACCAGTATCTCTGGCTGGGGCGAGTTTTCGTTCTTCATTGGACTTTTGCCTCCTGCTTACGCTCTCTCCGCTATTGGTATGGTCATGTCGATGACTGAAGAGTGTTCAAAGCCAGAGATTGAAGTGCCTCGAGCAATCAGCATGTGCATTCCAATTGGCGGCGTGTCAATGCTAGCATTCGTTCTTCCCATCTGCTTCACCTTGCCACCACTGGAGGATATCCTCGCAGCCCCTTATGGTCAAGCACTCcccttcatcatcgataCCGTCACTGGGTCAAAACCCCTCAGCTTGGCGCTGTTGATCATGGTACTGATGGTCACTCTGTTCTGTTCGATTAGTATCACGACAACAGCCTCTCGGTGCACCTGGGCCTTGTCAAGAGATGGAATGCTACCATTCTCGCAAATCTGGTCTCGGACCCTCTTCAACCAACCTATCTACGCTCTAGCCCTAGTCACAGTCATCGAAGTCTGTCTCGGTTGTGTCAATCTCGGCAGCACCAGTGCCTTTACTGCCTTTGTCTCAGTCGGAGTTATTGCCCTCGCCTGTGCATATCTCATCCCAATCGCCATCAGTCTAGCCTTTGGAAGAACCGAAGTAGCCAAGGCAAAGTGGCACCTGGGGGCCATTGGTACAGTGGCCAATGCAGTCTCAGTCTTCTGGATCCTTTTCCAACTAGTCCTCTTCAGTATGCCGTCCGCATTGCCGGTCACAGTCGAGACCATGAACTATGCGTCAGTAGTCTTTGTGGGGTTCTTGGTCCTATGTGGAGTTTGGTATTTTGCCTGGGGAAAAAAGA GAATGGCTATCTAA
- a CDS encoding uncharacterized protein (of unknown function-domain containing protein), translated as MSSLLESMGLRQEVILVAFAAVGLCLFAVYEWMRKGKPAIKTDIEWKTPSPKPLVDFDLDEKKPELYRPCRHGPNHVTMGIRKLDWNNWIEMDSNFLWYHDLKVSELEKDIDAHVQYVDNAVTRDACFEVLEELTAYLTARYPKIFQLSNGILRNTLTKEEFSYPANTPKEAMATAAKLVQDDLVIMVEEDDGQYHLDAGAVCLPGFWRLSEKFRMSLDTLHIEAKVPHYQTKLQKSMNRFFKTMQPDKAVIRNNFFIQLDDGLHWSHRMGDQDSNEVASWETANDKGLTINDLYFRSERQSLRRLPRSKALLFTVRTYFEPITTIAQEPHVPGRLAEAIENWDEAASKYKGKHHWADILLPYLHEQDELQKKSGVLEKIPEGSFPY; from the exons ATGTCTTCACTACTTGAATCAATGGGTCTTCGTCAAGAAGTTATTCTCGTTGCCTTTGCGGCAGTGGGATTATGTCTCTTTGCTGTGTATGAATGGATGCGCAAGGGAAAACCCGCCA TTAAAACGGACATCGAATGGAAGACTCCTTCACCAAAGCCTCTTGTCGATTTCGACTTGGACGAAAAGAAGCCTGAGCTGTACCGGCCATGTCGCCATGGACCCAATCACGTCACCATGGGCATTCGAAAGCTAGACTGGAACAATTGGATTGAGATGGATTCCAACTTTCTCTGGTACCACGATCTCAAGGTTTCTGAGCTAGAGAAAGACATTGATGCGCATGTTCAATATGTAGACAACGCTGTCACTAGAGATGCCTGCTTCGAGGTTCTAGAGGAGCTGACTGCGTACTTGACTGCTCGGTACCCCAAGATCTTTCAACTCAGCAATGGCATCCTTCGCAATACATTGACCAAGGAGGAATTCAGCTACCCAGCCA ATACTCCCAAGGAAGCGATGGCAACAGCAGCCAAACTGGTCCAAGACGATCTCGTCATCatggttgaagaagacg ACGGTCAATATCATCTTGACGCCGGAGCTGTCTGTCTCCCTGGTTTCTGGCGATTGAGCGAAAAGTTCAGAATGTCTCTGGACACTCTACACATCGAAGCCAAGGTCCCCCACTACCAGACAAAGCTTCAAAAGTCAATGAACCGCTTCTTCAAGACGATGCAGCCAGACAAGGCGGTTATTCGAAACAAT TTCTTTATTCAACTCGACGATGGTCTTCACTGGTCTCACCGCATGGGTGATCAAGACAGCAACGAAGTAGCTT CCTGGGAAACGGCAAATGACAAGGGTCTCACCATCAACGACCTCTACTTCCGCTCTGAGAGACAGTCACTCCGACGACTTCCCCGGTCCAAGGCTCTCCTATTTACGGTCCGTACATACTTTGAGCCAATCACTACGATTGCACAAGAGCCCCATGTTCCAGGGCGCCTGGCCGAAGCAATTGAGAACTGGGACGAGGCTGCTTCAAAGTACAAGGGTAAACATCACTGGGCGGATATTCTTTTGCCGTATCTGCATGAGCAGGATGAGTTACAGAAGAAATCGGGAGTTTTGGAAAAGATCCCAGAGGGAAGCTTCCCGTACTAG
- a CDS encoding amidase signature domain-containing protein: MSFSTLVLGIFYLVGVSAASVSRQIQLGDQEYFVPPTAAWKLNSWDASVSADEFTPLTVVKLNQTANAERVASALGEYEKDDVWTKEFTQALYINSDKELSFNSSKYNVSAIYTGKESVPAGPYFVHRYTGNVFQAYRLYVDTNQAFIQSTYQDPSGTHHPLRAGTLSAGGLTIAVPSRLYFTPTKEKPLAGLRLGVKDLYDLKGVKTSGGNRALYEMSNVKTKTALCVQKLIDAGAVVVGKNKMSEFAFAGGYVTEHIDYLLPFNPRGDGYNSPGDSSGGSAASVASYDWLDASMGSDTGGSIRGPALQNAVHGNRPTQDAVNLTGALPLSSAMDTSGIIARDPVVLSKFTRSLYAGTIKEYAGLPSEVLFDSGSEQFLLNLEKDSPKAANAVGEFLNSLASLLSANGTVFSIDSAWTNSTPKSFGDIAISNIVGNVYLNLTTYEQWNEFGKDYVEEYKSLHDGAFPHMVPEIREGWMNANDTMTESTHEDDLASKKGVEEWVASEFLTADNNSCSNAVYVYLSASYPSYKPDVSQDGSNPYIRELLQASYNRQTLITQLNTTVNCNSTLGSEEACEESLEAEKADSNNSGSQTVYAGRLASVAGLPDYAVSLGMFDLGQFSNSTLQNELVPVGVNIMAAKGCDFVILDIIEALHKEGVIKTAKTGKTS; the protein is encoded by the exons ATGTCGTTTTCTACCCTGGTACTGGGTATATTCTACCTTGTGGGTGTGTCTGCCGCTTCTGTTTCGAGGCAGATACAGCTTGGCGATCAAGAATACTTTGTTCCTCCAACCGCAGCATGGAAATTGAATTCTTGGGACGCTTCAGTCAGTGCTGATGAATTTACGCCTTTGACGGTGGTCAAGTTGAACCAGACGGCAAATGCTGAGCGTGTTGCCTCTGCGCTTGGGGAGtatgagaaggatgatgtcTGGACCAAGGAGTTTACCCAAG CTTTGTACATCAATTCTGATAAAGAATTGAGCTTCAATTCTTCCAAGTACAACGTTTCAGCGATATACACAGGTAAAGAGTCGGTGCCAGCGGGTCCATACTTTGTACATCGCTACACCGGCAATGTCTTCCAAGCATACCGTCTCTATGTCGACACCAACCAAGCTTTCATCCAA TCTACATACCAAGACCCCTCCGGAACCCACCATCCCCTTCGCGCCGGCACCCTCTCCGCCGGAGGTCTCACGATTGCCGTTCCATCCCGTCTCTACTTCACACCCACGAAAGAAAAGCCTCTCGCCGGTCTTCGTCTCGGTGTTAAAGATCTTTACGACCTCAAGGGTGTCAAGACAAGTGGAGGCAACAGAGCACTGTACGAAATGAGCAatgtcaagaccaagactgcTCTATGCGTACAGAAACTCATCGATGCCGGCGCCGTAGTCGTTGGAAAGAACAAAATGTCCGAATTTGCGTTTGCTGGCGGATACGTCACAGAACACATCGACTACCTTCTCCCCTTCAATCCGCGAGGGGACGGTTATAACTCGCCTGGTGATAGCTCTGGTGGCTCAGCTGCATCTGTCGCTTCGTATGACTGGCTTGATGCTAGCATGGGAAGTGATACAGGCGGTAGTATTCGTGGCCCTGCACTCCAGAATGCTGTTCATGGTAATCGCCCTACCCAAGACGCTGTCAATCTGACTGGAgctcttcctctttcatCGGCAATGGATACATCAGGCATCATTGCGAGGGACCCTGTCGTTTTATCCAAGTTCACCCGATCTCTTTACGCTGGCACGATCAAAGAGTATGCTGGGTTGCCATCTGAGGTCCTCTTTGACAGCGGTAGTGAACAGTTTCTCCTCAACCTAGAGAAAGACTCCCCCAAAGCGGCGAATGCAGTAGGAGAGTTTTTAAACAGCCTTGCAAGTCTATTATCAGCCAATGGCACTGTCTTCTCAATTGATTCGGCCTGGACAAACTCTACACCCAAGTCATTTGGGGACATagccatctccaacatcgtGGGTAATGTCTACTTGAACCTGACAACCTATGAGCAGTGGAACGAGTTTGGCAAAGATTATGTTGAAGAGTACAAGAGTCTTCACGATGGTGCATTCCCTCATATGGTGCCTGAGATTCGCGAGGGATGGATGAACGCTAATGATACGATGACTGAGTCGActcatgaagatgatttGGCTTCCAAGAAGGGAGTTGAGGAATGGGTGGCGAGCGAGTTCTTGACTGCTGACAACAACAGTTGCTCAAATGCTGTCTACGTCTATTTATCGGCCAGCTATCCTTCATACAAGCCTGATGTTTCCCAAGA TGGCTCAAATCCGTATATCCGCGAGCTTCTGCAAGCCAGTTACAACCGGCAGACTCTCATCACCCAGCTCAACACTACCGTCAACTGTAATTCAACCCTTGGATCCGAGGAAGCTTGCGAGGAATCATTGGAGGCAGAAAAGGCAGACTCCAACAACTCGGGCAGTCAGACCGTCTACGCTGGAAGACTAGCCTCTGTCGCAGGTCTCCCAGACTATGCAGTCTCACTGGGCATGTTCGACCTAGGCCAGTTCTCCAACTCAACGCTCCAAAACGAGCTTGTTCCTGTAGGAGTAAACATAATGGCGGCAAAAGGCTGTGACTTTGTGATTCTCGACATCATCGAGGCGCTCCACAAAGAAGGCGTTATCAAGACAGCCAAGACTGGTAAAACATCATAA
- a CDS encoding pyridoxal phosphate-dependent transferase — protein MAPVPALLWRSLRTHQVYGANTDVGKTIFSTILCNSAVKRGDRTWFLKPVSTGAANEADGCHIQRYAPSTNHETLFQYDIPCSPHIAAKASGKPIPSDEDVLTKIYDTTSRYASEGPGWLFLETAGGVHSPGPSGTTQADLYAPLRAPVVLVGDSKLGGISQTISAYESLRMRGHDIESILLFQDMKYENYQYLRDYFAKLGGISVDTVPEPPSRLDNEKEDIEQMKEYYASSNVDHVLEALDKRGKERISRLESMSSKASKSIWYPFTQQKLVTADTISAIDSAHGDYFQVLNPKTPNLLQPAFDGSASWWSQGLGHANSRLTLAAAYAAGRYGHVMFAEAIHEPALALAEMLLKGASNPRFSRVFYSDNGSTGCEVAVKMALRAARLRYGWGPNDNVHILGLKGSYHGDTIGAMDCAEPCVYNEKIEWYEGKWVVQVPGGLRDELGQDSDLKSISEVFDLGSRLNTEQYRKYERYIEGVLSKLQASGRKFGALMMEPIILGAGGMIFVDPLFQRALVDVVRRSPHLFGNGSSPKDPLSWSGLPVIFDEVFTGLYRLGRFTAASFLGTDADISVNAKLLTGGLVPLCTTMASESIFDAFVSDDKSDALLHGHSYTAHAVGCQVAVESVREMQDMEKRGEWEWAESDWETDTQAWSVWSREFVNNVSHNQQVLGVWALGSVLAISLRDDDGVGYKSLAAKKLQTHLREGTGTWNAHSRILGNVFYVMASQKTSRQSLQELQGLLLGALNTEMSSKQLYEKTREQSISDFEAQTKDLQKEHPDVDFKAVVIEPTMNLMFDIKENLTEDERKRHEEYITRMLQNTGNPSKAEKYLWQARDYLRPYPDVLKQFDDIYINQRPIPSPSAMNFNNPNLFTDVDLLDGFISDDLTPDMSDSAPPTDLSNGMANLAPTHPVPQNPFTPLSLHGYTQQATPAPPAKVGGRFTRESVRILKNWLATHQNHPYPREPERRMLQEETGLTKTQISNWLANARRRGKIPSSASSPRHGDTPAMDIPPRPGTPAVRNTSDMDPLQRWVDSPPEDEPAAVTAIARAVASVRPQSAPRKAFQCTFCTETFRAKHDWQRHENSLHLPLERWVCSPEGPRGQKADSPEIRCVFCGHVDPDDAHIETHNYSACKNRPVQERTFNRKDHLNQHLKLVHNAKFAEWPMRQWKAPPPAIHSRCGFCNLVMETWIDRVHHLADHFKTGKTMADWKGDWGFEPHILELVENSIPPYFIETERNSPFPFEGSRALVETPRTAYELLKLELAYFMQNHFYKHARMPTGDEMQLEACRILFAAEPLSHGDLICPSWLRDLVFSNVQISQQAQFGPMRSNAESRLSSLEISGKNNIFEGCPFETQLQEFVQAKQLLGLSIRDDELREECCRIVGRLEEVSATPSDFIANWLIKIIHLPGDWLLPFRQRTGIELIGLSEGMNLNAMIQDYTRLEQELGAYLDLQRVIGIEPPDDDLRRQARVIIHGSDSNLNHTAADDDYWLAAFRQRHSTTTETSEAWNTPLRPDPHLLAARGLVLKTSTAFLNDHNYWRWFTQELRRWVTGIMSPHNPASRVPSDEEIQHYARWISYNEYVSFLNSIC, from the exons ATGGCGCCGGTCCCGGCTCTTCTCTGGCGATCGCTGCGAACGCATCAGGTTTACGGTGCGAATACTGATGTTGGAAAGACGATTTTCAGTACGATTTTGTGTAATTCTGCGGTTAAGCGGGGTGATAGGACATGGTTTCTGAAGCCGGTTTCTACTGGGGCTGCGAATGAGGCTGATGGATG TCATATTCAACGATATGCTCCGTCGACGAACCATGAGACGCTCTTTCAGTACGATATTCCCTGCAGTCCTCATATCGCTGCGAAGGCATCTGGCAAG CCAATTCCATCCGATGAGGATGTTCTCACAAAGATCTACGACACCACCTCTCGATATGCCTCTGAGGGTCCAGGATGGCTGTTTCTAGAGACTGCTGGAGGCGTTCACTCACCTGGTCCATCCGGTACAACCCAAGCTGATCTCTACGCGCCATTGCGTGCGCCAGTCGTTCTCGTCGGCGACTCAAAGCTCGGCGGCATCTCACAGACAATTTCAGCATACGAGTCTTTGCGAATGCGCGGCCATGATATTGAGTCAATTCTCCTGTTCCAGGATATGAAGTACGAAAACTATCAATACCTCCGAGACTACTTTGCAAAGTTAGGCGGCATATCAGTCGATACTGTCCCCGAACCGCCTTCTCGACTGGATAACGAAAAGGAAGACATCGAGCAGATGAAAGAGTACTACGCTTCCAGCAACGTGGACCACGTCCTCGAGGCTCTCGACAAACGAGGAAAAGAACGCATCTCCCGCCTCGAATCAATGAGCTCCAAAGCAAGCAAATCAATCTGGTACCCCTTCACCCAGCAAAAGCTCGTCACCGCAGATACAATCTCAGCCATCGACTCAGCCCACGGCGACTATTTCCAAGTCCTCAATCCCAAGACACCCAACCTCCTCCAACCCGCCTTTGACGGCTCAGCATCATGGTGGTCCCAAGGTCTAGGCCACGCAAACTCGCGCCTCACCCTCGCAGCAGCCTATGCCGCCGGTCGCTACGGACACGTCATGTTTGCCGAGGCAATCCACGAGCCTGCATTAGCGCTTGCGGAGATGCTACTAAAGGGGGCGAGCAATCCACGATTTTCACGTGTCTTCTACTCTGATAATGGAAGTACGGGGTGTGAAGTCGCTGTCAAGATGGCGCTACGTGCAGCGAGGCTGAGGTATGGCTGGGGACCGAATGATAATGTCCACATTCTTGGCCTTAAGGGGAGTTATCATGGTGATACGATTGGTGCGATGGATTGCGCAGAGCCTTGTGTGTACAATGAAAAGATTGAGTGGTATGAAG GAAAATGGGTTGTTCAGGTTCCTGGTGGTCTGAGGGATGAACTGGGACAAGATTCGGATCTCAAATCGATCTCGGAGGTTTTTGATCTTGGATCTCGGCTCAATACCGAGCAGTACCGAAAGTACGAACGCTACATCGAGGGCGTTCTCTCGAAACTCCAAGCATCAGGCCGCAAATTCGGCGCTCTCATGATGGAGCCGATAATTCTCGGCGCAGGAGGCATGATCTTTGT TGATCCCCTCTTCCAAAGAGCTCTAGTGGATGTCGTCCGTCGATCCCCTCACCTCTTCGGCAATGGATCCAGCCCCAAGGACCCACTCTCGTGGTCTGGACTCCCCGTAATTTTCGACGAAGTTTTTACCGGGCTATACCGCCTCGGTCGGTTTACAGCGGCGTCGTTCCTCGGCACCGACGCCGACATCTCTGTCAACGCTAAACTACTTACGGGAGGGCTTGTACCGCTCTGCACGACTATGGCATCTGAGAGTATCTTTGATGCGTTTGTTAGTGATGACAAGAGTGACGCTTTGCTGCATGGACATAGTTATACGGCTCATGCTGTTGGATGCCAAGTTGCTGTTGAGTCGGTGCGGGAGATGCAGGATATGGAGAAGAGGGGAGAATGGGAATGGGCGGAGAGTGACTGGGAGACAGATACTCAGGCTTGGTCTGTTTGGTCGAGAGAGTTTGTCAACAATGTCTCGCATAATCAGCAGGTTTTAGGTGTTTGGGCTCTTGGAAGTGTTTTGGCGATTAGCTTgagggatgatgatggtgttgggTACAAGAGTTTGgctgccaagaagcttcagaCTCATTTGAGAGAGGGAACTGGGACTTGGAATGCTCACAGCCGAATCTTGGGCAACGTCTTCTATGTCATGGCGAGTCAAAAGACGAGTCGACAGAGTCTTCAAGAGTTGCAGGGGTTGTTATTGGGGGCTTTGA ATACCGAAATGAGTTCAAAACAGTTGTACGAAAAGACACGAGAGCAGTCAATCTCTGACTTTGAGGCGCAAACCAAGGATCTTCAAAAAGAGCATCCCGATGTCGATTTTAAAGCAGTCGTCATCGAACCAACCATGAATCTCATGTTTGACATCAAG GAAAACCTCACCGAAGACGAGCGAAAGAGACACGAGGAATACATCACCCGAATGCTTCAGAATACCGGCAATCCGTCCAAGGCGGAGAAATACCTTTGGCAGGCCAGAGACTATCTCAGACCATACCCTGACGTCCTCAAACAATTTGACGACATCTATATCAACCAAAGACCAATCCCC TCACCATCCGCCATGAATTTCAACAACCCCAATCTCTTCACAGACGTCGATCTATTGGACGGCTTCATCAGCGATGATTTAACCCCCGACATGTCCGACTCAGCCCCGCCAACAGACCTATCAAATGGAATGGCCAATCTTGCTCCAACTCATCCTGTGCCGCAAAATCCCTTCACTCCCCTGTCGCTGCATGGATACACTCAACAAGCGACACCAGCGCCGCCTGCAAAGGTCGGCGGGAGATTCACGAGGGAGTCGGTGAGGATATTGAAGAATTGGCTCGCGACGCATCAGAACCATCCGTATCCGCGCGAACCTGAGCGGCGGATGCTGCAGGAGGAGACGGGGCTTACAAAGACGCAGATATCTAATTGGTTGGCTAATGCGAGACGACGAGGAAAGATTCCGTCGAGTGCTTCTTCGCCGAGACATGGTGATACGCCAGCTATGGATATACCGCCGAGACCTGGGACGCCTGCTGTGAGGAATACGTCTGATATGGATCCTTTGCAGCGATGGGTTGATTCACCGCCTGAGGATGAACCAGCTGCTGTTACTGCCATTGCAAGAGCTGTAGCTTCAGTGCGACCGCAATCAG CTCCCCGAAAGGCATTCCAATGTACATTCTGCACCGAGACATTCCGAGCAAAGCACGATTGGCAACGACACGAGAATTCTCTTCATCTGCCTCTGGAACGATGGGTCTGCAGTCCAGAAGGACCCCGTGGCCAAAAAGCCGATAGTCCCGAAATACGCTGCGTTTTCTGCGGCCACGTCGATCCCGACGATGCACACATCGAAACACACAATTACTCAGCGTGCAAGAATCGACCTGTTCAAGAACGCACGTTTAATCGAAAGGACCATCTCAATCAACATCTGAAATTGGTCCACAACGCCAAATTCGCCGAGTGGCCGATGAGACAGTGGAAAGCTCCGCCGCCTGCAATACACTCCCGGTGCGGTTTCTGCAATCTCGTTATGGAAACGTGGATAGACCGTGTACATCATCTAGCAGATCATTTCAAGACGGGCAAGACTATGGCTGATTGGAAGGGTGATTGGGGATTTGAACCGCAtattcttgagcttgtcgagaaCTCGATTCCTCCTT ACTTTATCGAAACTGAACGCAATAGTCCTTTCCCTTTCGAAGGAAGTCGTGCACTTGTTGAAACACCCCGAACAGCTTATGAGTTACTCAAACTGGAGCTCGCGTATTTCATGCAGAATCACTTTTACAAACATGCGCGAATGCCGACCGGCGATGAGATGCAGCTCGAGGCGTGCCGGATCCTATTTGCCGCCGAACCGTTGTCACATGGCGACTTGATCTGTCCATCCTGGCTCAGAGATCTGGTATTTTCGAACGTTCAAATCTCACAACAAGCTCAATTCGGACCAATGCGATCAAACGCCGAGAGTCGACTTTCTTCGCTGGAAATTAGTGGAAAGAACAACATCTTTGAAGGATGTCCTTTTGAGACGCAGCTGCAAGAGTTTGTACAAGCGAAGCAGCTCCTTGGACTGAGTATTAGAGATGATGAGTTGCGAGAAGAATGCTGCAGAATTGTCGGTCGATTGGAAGAGGTTTCAGCAACACCATCTGATTTCATCGCGAATTGGCTTATCAAAATCATTCATTTACCCGGGGATTGGCTGCTGCCGTTCCGACAACGTACAGGAATTGAGCTGATTGGTTTATCCGAGGGAATGAACTTGAACGCCATGATTCAAGATTATACGCGCCTGGAGCAAGAACTTGGGGCTTACCTCGATTTGCAACGCGTCATTGGCATTGAACCACCCGACGACGACCTTCGCCGACAAGCGCGCGTTATCATTCACGGCTCAGATTCAAATCTCAATCATACAGCAGCAGATGACGATTATTGGCTAGCCGCATTCCGACAACGACATTCCACGACGACAGAAACCTCCGAAGCTTGGAACACGCCACTGCGTCCAGATCCCCATCTCCTCGCCGCACGAGGTCTCGTTCTCAAAACAAGTACAGCTTTTCTGAATGATCACAATTACTGGCGATGGTTCACGCAGGAATTACGACGTTGGGTAACTGGGATAATGTCACCCCATAATCCAGCAAGTCGCGTTCCCTCAGACGAAGAGATCCAACATTACGCGCGATGGATCAGCTACAACGAGTACGTGTCCTTTTTAAACTCGATCTGCTGA
- a CDS encoding pyridoxal phosphate-dependent transferase, protein MSKLEQQLKARLLDREKRSQLRRLTTFPPDNVDFSSNAYLSLSSVPEIRRAYHSLLENHAAPPPLLGSGGSRLLDGNSTLAENLERDIAAFHNADAGLLFNSGFDANVGLVSCLPQPGDVVVYDELIHASAHDGMRLSRAGRRVSFKHNCVYGEGGLDDVLRGIGGEKSVFILVEGVYSMDGDVAPLKEIVECVKSRVPTNGYIIVDEAHSTGIFGHQGRGLVCELGLEKEIFARLHTFGKAMSSFGAIVLCSPTTREYLINYARTLIYTTAMPFSCLASIGISYQYLQSGRADERLKHLWSLVSYTHKLLAEACSSSQSIRAEEAPKSPIIPVFTSQPRSLAQFCQERGFTVRPIVAPTVPKGSERVRICVHAGNTIAEVEGLVDTIKLWVQAHEGGSAKL, encoded by the exons CAATGTCGAAACTGGAGCAGCAGTTGAAAGCGCGATTATTGGATCGTGAGAAACGATCGCAATTACGACGATTGACGACGTTTCCACCTGACAATGTCGATTTTTCGTCAAATGCATACCTCTCTCTGTCATCGGTACCTGAGATTCGACGCGCCTATCACTCGCTTCTTGAGAATCATGCAGCGCCGCCTCCGTTGTTAGGCTCCGGTGGTTCACGACTATTGGACGGCAATTCAACCCTCGCGGAAAATCTTGAGAGAGACATTGCGGCATTTCATAACGCAGATGCTGGGCTGTTGTTTAATTCGGGGTTTGATGCGAATGTCGGTCTTGTGAGCTGTTTGCCGCAGCCGGGGGATGTTGTTGTCTACGATGAGCTTATTCATGCGAGTGCTCATGATGGGATGAGGTTGAGTCGGGCGGGACGGAGGGTGTCGTTTAAGCATAATTGTGTGTATGGGGAGGGTGGACTAGATGATGTTTTGCGTGGAATTGGGGGCGAGAAATCGGTGTTTATTCTTGTTGAAGGTGTTTACAGCATGGACGGCGATGTCGCTCCTCTCAAGGAGATTGTCGAATGCGTCAAAAGTCGAGTCCCAACTAATGGCTACATCATCGTCGACGAGGCACATTCTACCGGCATTTTCGGACACCAAGGACGCGGTCTCGTATGCGAATTGGGTTTGGAAAAGGAAATATTTGCACGACTGCATACCTTTGGCAAAGCAATGAGTTCTTTTGGAG CTATTGTCTTGTGCTCACCCACGACGCGAGAGTATCTCATAAATTACGCACGAACTCTCATCTACACGACTGCAATGCCATTCTCCTGTCTTGCGAGTATTGGCATCTCTTATCAGTATCTGCAGAGTGGAAGGGCTGATGAGAGGTTGAAGCATCTTTGGAGTCTGGTCAGCTACACGCACAAGCTACTAGCGGAAGCGTGCTCTTCCAGCCAATCAATCCGCGCGGAGGAAGCACCGAAATCACCGATTATACCGGTTTTTACATCACAGCCACGCAGTCTAGCTCAGTTTTGTCAGGAACGGGGGTTCACGGTTCGTCCGATTGTGGCGCCGACAGTACCCAAGGGCAGTGAAAGGGTTAGGATATGTGTACATGCAGGGAACACGATTGCGGAAGTGGAAGGCTTGGTCGACACGATCAAGCTTTGGGTGCAGGCTCATGAAGGGGGGTCTGCGAAACTTTAG